The following coding sequences lie in one Halomonas sp. 'Soap Lake #6' genomic window:
- a CDS encoding ureidoglycolate lyase gives MLELKAQPLTPEAFAPFGDVIDTRTADYFPINAGRTRRYHDLAQVETLGANARTLINIFVSQPVEMPLALDFLECHPLGSQAFMPLHEERFVVVVAPKGETIDSQEVRAFVTDGHQGVNYHAGTWHAIQSVLEREGRFLVVDRGGEGNNCLEYPLAIKVVID, from the coding sequence ATGCTGGAATTAAAAGCACAGCCTTTGACGCCGGAGGCCTTTGCACCTTTTGGTGACGTGATTGACACGCGTACAGCGGATTATTTTCCCATTAATGCTGGGCGTACGCGTCGTTACCATGACCTGGCGCAAGTTGAAACATTGGGTGCAAATGCGCGTACGTTGATCAATATCTTTGTCAGCCAGCCGGTTGAGATGCCCCTGGCGCTGGATTTCCTTGAGTGCCACCCGCTGGGCAGCCAAGCCTTTATGCCACTACATGAAGAGCGTTTTGTGGTGGTAGTGGCACCGAAGGGCGAAACAATTGACAGCCAAGAGGTGCGGGCTTTTGTGACCGATGGCCACCAAGGCGTTAACTACCATGCCGGTACCTGGCATGCGATCCAGTCGGTTTTGGAGCGAGAAGGGCGCTTCCTGGTGGTGGACCGTGGCGGAGAAGGCAACAACTGCCTTGAATATCCGCTAGCCATCAAAGTTGTTATCGACTGA
- a CDS encoding IclR family transcriptional regulator — protein sequence MRSKDEQKRLIPALERGLMILMELNRHHREMSFAELVKRVGFPQSTTYRTVQTLEHMGFLRHHPVTGLYSLGVNVLRLGFEYVASLDVVQVGQPVIEALCEVTGCSSHIAIRDGRDAVYVARVGASNATVRRVSVGTRLPLHRTGLGRMLLAELSYDEFEALYPSGELLDNKPGTPANRDALWELVQQDRRRGYVIADSYFHFGISSIVYPLYNQDGAMEGVVSIMVPVHEIPTDTHGRLQELVAEAALNISGMLGHG from the coding sequence ATGAGGAGCAAGGATGAACAAAAACGGCTAATCCCAGCGCTTGAGCGGGGGCTGATGATATTAATGGAGCTTAACCGCCATCATCGCGAGATGAGTTTTGCCGAGCTCGTCAAGCGCGTCGGGTTTCCTCAGTCTACGACCTATCGAACAGTACAAACGCTGGAGCATATGGGGTTTTTGCGTCATCACCCTGTGACCGGACTGTATTCGCTGGGCGTTAATGTGTTGCGGCTGGGTTTTGAGTACGTGGCCTCACTGGATGTAGTGCAAGTGGGGCAACCGGTGATTGAGGCGTTGTGCGAAGTAACGGGGTGCTCAAGCCATATTGCGATTCGCGATGGCCGCGACGCCGTTTATGTGGCACGGGTGGGGGCCTCCAATGCAACCGTCCGCCGTGTCAGCGTCGGCACACGACTACCACTGCACCGTACTGGATTAGGCCGGATGTTGCTGGCTGAACTGTCATATGATGAGTTTGAGGCTCTTTATCCATCGGGTGAGCTGTTAGACAACAAGCCTGGGACGCCAGCAAATCGTGATGCCTTATGGGAATTAGTGCAGCAAGATCGCCGCCGGGGTTATGTCATTGCGGACTCATATTTTCATTTTGGTATCTCGTCGATTGTCTACCCCCTTTATAACCAAGATGGGGCGATGGAGGGCGTTGTCAGCATTATGGTGCCCGTGCACGAGATTCCTACGGACACCCACGGTCGGTTACAGGAACTGGTGGCTGAGGCAGCATTGAATATTTCAGGCATGCTAGGCCATGGCTAA
- a CDS encoding bifunctional allantoicase/(S)-ureidoglycine aminohydrolase: protein MTKRNYYAPQGGHPAQTQLLSDRAVFTEAYAVIPKGVMRDIVTSNLPFWDKTRLWVLSRPLSGFAETFSQYIMEVSPGGGSEKPEPNPAAEGVLFIVEGELTLTLKGEKHIMQPGGYAYLPPGTRWEAHNNAEEPVRFHWVRKAYEQVEGIEIPAPFVTNENDIEPTAMPGTDEKWVTTRFVDPNDIRHDMHVNIVTLQPGAVIPFDETHVMEHGLYVLEGKAVYHLNQNWVEVEAGDFMWLRAFCPQACYAGGPGPFRYLLYKDVNRHMKLGGVGPR, encoded by the coding sequence ATGACCAAGCGCAATTATTATGCTCCGCAGGGGGGGCACCCGGCACAAACACAGCTGTTGTCGGATCGCGCCGTATTTACCGAAGCCTATGCAGTGATACCTAAAGGTGTCATGCGTGACATCGTGACCAGTAATTTACCGTTTTGGGATAAAACCCGACTGTGGGTGTTGTCGCGGCCACTGTCAGGGTTTGCCGAAACCTTTTCCCAATACATTATGGAAGTCTCCCCCGGTGGTGGCAGCGAGAAGCCAGAGCCCAATCCAGCGGCAGAAGGGGTGCTGTTCATCGTTGAAGGCGAGCTAACGCTCACCTTGAAAGGTGAAAAACATATCATGCAGCCTGGCGGTTATGCCTATTTACCCCCCGGCACCCGTTGGGAGGCGCATAACAACGCTGAAGAGCCGGTGCGTTTTCACTGGGTGCGCAAAGCTTATGAACAGGTTGAAGGCATTGAGATACCTGCGCCCTTCGTTACCAATGAGAACGATATTGAGCCCACTGCCATGCCGGGAACTGACGAAAAGTGGGTCACCACACGCTTTGTCGACCCTAACGACATCCGTCATGACATGCATGTCAATATTGTTACCTTGCAGCCTGGCGCGGTTATCCCCTTCGACGAAACGCATGTCATGGAGCACGGGCTTTATGTGCTGGAAGGCAAAGCGGTTTATCACCTGAACCAGAACTGGGTAGAGGTCGAGGCAGGTGACTTTATGTGGCTGCGCGCCTTTTGCCCGCAGGCATGTTACGCCGGTGGCCCAGGGCCATTCCGCTACCTGCTCTATAAAGATGTAAATCGCCATATGAAACTGGGTGGTGTGGGCCCGCGCTAA